The region GTACCCGAATCCCTTCAACCCGGTGACAACGATACGTTTCCGGCTGCCCGAGGCCGAGAATGTGCGCGTACAGGTGTTTACACTGCAGGGACGTGAAATTGCACGGCTGTTGGACGAGTGGCGCACGGCGGGCACACATTCGCTGATTTTCGAGGCGGGACCTTCGCTGCCGAACGGAGTGTATCTCGTCACGGTGAAAGCGGGCTCACACCGCTCGATGAAACGTGTGACGGTGTTGCGATGATGATAATTAGACGATAATACAACGGTAATTCGGAGATATCACAAATGATACACAATATTCGGTGTATAATACAGTGTATAATGTTGATCTTCGTCTTCACCTGGACGCAGCAGGCGGATGCACAATCAGAACTGAAGTTGCTGCTTGAGTGTGTTGGAGACGATTGGGACTCGACTCTTGGATGGAATGTTGTAGCACTTGACGATGTCAATGGAGACGGTTGGCCTGATTTCGGTGTGAGTGCGCTAAATAGAGGCAAATTGTATATATACTATGGCGGGCCGGGAATTC is a window of Ignavibacteriota bacterium DNA encoding:
- a CDS encoding T9SS type A sorting domain-containing protein; its protein translation is MRIDEILSGTYTNLQGSQALLVRNGYRRVLPRELVQKRSARTMGDIPAPVDPLDLRVYPNPFNPVTTIRFRLPEAENVRVQVFTLQGREIARLLDEWRTAGTHSLIFEAGPSLPNGVYLVTVKAGSHRSMKRVTVLR